A single genomic interval of Zobellia nedashkovskayae harbors:
- the map gene encoding type I methionyl aminopeptidase encodes MIKLKTPEEIELMRESALVVSKTLGMLASEIKPGVNALFLDKLAEEFIREQGAEPGFLGMYDFPNTLNMSPNAQVVHGIPNNEPLKEGDIISVDCGSLKNGYYGDHAYTFPVGEVAEETKKLLKVAKESLYLGISEFKAGNRVGDVAFAIQNYCENHGYGVVRELVGHGLGKKLHEGPEMPNYGKRGRGKQFKEGLVVAIEPMINMGTRRIKQLKDGWTILTADGKPSAHFEHNVAIVNGKPELLSTFQYIYEALGIETDEEDNFRKEKIVL; translated from the coding sequence ATGATTAAATTAAAAACACCCGAGGAAATAGAACTAATGCGTGAAAGCGCCCTAGTAGTATCAAAAACCCTGGGCATGCTGGCATCGGAAATAAAACCAGGTGTCAACGCTCTATTTCTTGATAAATTAGCAGAAGAGTTTATACGGGAACAGGGCGCTGAACCAGGTTTTCTAGGCATGTACGACTTTCCGAATACATTGAATATGAGTCCTAATGCTCAAGTGGTACATGGTATTCCGAACAATGAACCATTAAAAGAAGGCGATATTATTTCCGTGGATTGTGGTTCTCTTAAAAATGGTTATTACGGTGATCATGCGTATACTTTTCCTGTAGGAGAAGTAGCGGAAGAAACTAAAAAGCTATTAAAAGTAGCTAAAGAATCATTGTACTTGGGAATTTCAGAATTCAAAGCTGGAAATCGCGTTGGCGATGTTGCTTTTGCCATACAGAATTACTGTGAAAATCATGGATACGGTGTTGTTCGTGAATTGGTAGGTCACGGATTGGGCAAAAAACTTCATGAAGGACCGGAAATGCCAAACTATGGAAAACGTGGTAGGGGAAAACAATTTAAGGAAGGCCTTGTTGTTGCTATTGAACCTATGATCAACATGGGAACAAGACGTATAAAACAATTAAAGGACGGTTGGACCATCTTAACAGCAGATGGAAAACCAAGTGCGCATTTTGAGCACAACGTAGCCATAGTTAATGGTAAACCTGAATTACTATCTACGTTTCAGTACATTTACGAAGCTTTGGGTATCGAAACTGATGAAGAAGACAATTTCCGCAAGGAAAAAATTGTTCTTTAA
- the gpmI gene encoding 2,3-bisphosphoglycerate-independent phosphoglycerate mutase, translating into MNKKVILMILDGWGKSPNPKVSAVDNANTPFVDSLYKNYPNANLLTDGMNVGLPEGQMGNSEVGHMNLGAGRIVYQDLAKINLAVKENTLKDEKVLKDAFAYAKKNNKPVHFLGLVSNGGVHSHINHIKGLIKAGNDSGVKNMFVHAFTDGRDVDPKSGKGFLTDLSDFCTDKNTKLASVVGRYFAMDRDKRWERVKKAYDVMVNAEGEKTTDIGAKMQENYDNGVTDEFIEPIVMTDSNGNPVAKITEDDVVIFFNFRTDRGRELTEVLNQVDMHEQNMHKLNLYYVTLTNYDASYKGVHVVYDKANIEDTLGEVLERAHKKQIRIAETEKYPHVTFFFNGGREEPFDGEQRLLCPSPKVATYDLQPEMSAYEIRDAIIPELKKGEVDFVCLNFANPDMVGHTGVMSAAIKACEVVDECAKAVVTAGLENGYTSIVIADHGNCETMINPDGSPNTAHTTNPVPLILVDKDIKKIKDGVLGDIAPTILKLLGVPQPKLMTRESLV; encoded by the coding sequence ATGAACAAAAAAGTAATACTTATGATTCTTGACGGTTGGGGAAAATCTCCCAATCCCAAGGTCTCCGCGGTAGACAATGCAAATACTCCATTTGTTGACTCTCTTTATAAAAACTACCCAAATGCAAACCTTCTTACGGATGGTATGAATGTTGGTCTTCCTGAAGGTCAAATGGGGAATAGTGAAGTAGGACATATGAACCTTGGTGCGGGACGTATCGTTTATCAAGATTTAGCTAAAATAAATCTGGCTGTAAAAGAAAATACGCTTAAAGACGAGAAAGTCTTGAAAGATGCTTTTGCTTATGCCAAGAAAAATAACAAGCCGGTACACTTTTTAGGATTGGTAAGTAATGGTGGGGTTCATAGCCACATCAACCACATTAAAGGACTTATTAAGGCCGGAAATGATTCTGGCGTTAAAAACATGTTCGTTCACGCCTTTACCGATGGTAGAGATGTTGACCCGAAAAGTGGAAAAGGTTTCTTGACCGATCTTAGTGACTTTTGTACCGATAAAAACACAAAATTGGCTTCTGTAGTAGGAAGGTATTTTGCTATGGATCGTGATAAGCGCTGGGAACGAGTGAAAAAAGCCTACGATGTTATGGTGAATGCCGAAGGCGAAAAAACTACTGACATTGGCGCTAAAATGCAAGAAAATTATGATAATGGCGTTACTGATGAATTTATTGAGCCTATCGTAATGACGGATAGTAATGGAAATCCTGTTGCTAAAATCACAGAAGATGATGTAGTTATTTTCTTTAACTTCAGAACTGATCGTGGCCGTGAACTTACTGAGGTACTAAACCAAGTGGATATGCATGAGCAGAACATGCATAAATTAAATTTATACTATGTTACGCTAACAAACTATGACGCATCTTATAAAGGTGTTCATGTAGTTTACGATAAAGCAAATATTGAAGATACCCTTGGTGAGGTTTTAGAAAGAGCACATAAAAAGCAGATTCGTATTGCAGAAACTGAAAAGTATCCACATGTTACTTTTTTCTTTAATGGTGGACGGGAAGAGCCGTTTGATGGTGAACAACGTCTTTTATGTCCTTCTCCTAAGGTTGCCACTTACGATTTGCAACCAGAGATGAGCGCTTACGAAATTAGAGATGCTATTATTCCTGAATTGAAAAAAGGAGAAGTTGATTTTGTTTGTTTGAACTTTGCCAACCCTGACATGGTAGGCCATACAGGAGTTATGTCTGCTGCCATTAAAGCCTGTGAAGTGGTTGATGAATGTGCAAAAGCTGTAGTAACCGCAGGTCTTGAAAACGGGTATACTTCTATTGTAATTGCCGATCACGGTAATTGCGAAACCATGATTAACCCAGATGGTAGTCCAAATACGGCCCATACCACTAATCCTGTTCCGTTGATTTTGGTAGATAAGGACATTAAGAAGATTAAAGATGGTGTTTTAGGCGATATTGCTCCAACCATTTTGAAATTACTAGGTGTTCCACAACCTAAATTAATGACAAGAGAATCTCTTGTATAA